In Actinomycetota bacterium, the following proteins share a genomic window:
- a CDS encoding glutaredoxin: MAIPRFTLVVAEGCALCEDALDGLSEIRMEFPHELEVIEAASDAGRALVAKSRPGMMPLLLIDGCEFSTGRVPRKKLRRHLERVES; the protein is encoded by the coding sequence ATGGCGATCCCGAGATTCACCCTGGTTGTCGCCGAAGGATGTGCGCTGTGTGAGGACGCTCTCGATGGCCTCTCCGAGATCCGGATGGAGTTCCCGCACGAGCTTGAGGTGATCGAAGCCGCTTCCGATGCCGGGCGGGCCCTCGTTGCGAAGAGCCGGCCGGGGATGATGCCCCTTCTTCTCATCGACGGATGCGAGTTCAGCACAGGGCGCGTCCCTCGCAAGAAACTGCGACGGCATCTCGAACGAGTTGAATCCTGA
- a CDS encoding cytochrome c biogenesis protein CcdA → MSLLAAGSILAAFFAGAVALFSPCCIVFLLPSYLASAVKGRRWALFPLTLVFAAGLALIILPLTLGVGFLSAGLGQFHTPLYLLGGLTMVGLGALAVAGRSWHLPLRSPSLERSDAGGVLALGIFSGIASSCCAPVLAGVLALSAISGTVGGSLTLGLAYVFGMVFPLFVIALAWDRLHVGDRRLFTGRTITLRFAARSVRTTTTNVAVGSMFGIMGIAIMILALVGEPMWAPGFQIALGRGLTSLFAAVLRGTSGVSQPVLGLGLLVLASGIGWAGARGARGARIRREEGNHGESITAAAGCCAQEDVD, encoded by the coding sequence ATGTCGCTGCTCGCTGCGGGTTCGATCCTGGCGGCTTTCTTCGCCGGCGCCGTGGCGTTGTTTAGTCCATGCTGCATCGTCTTCCTGCTGCCCTCCTACCTCGCGTCGGCGGTAAAGGGCCGGCGCTGGGCGTTGTTCCCGCTGACGCTGGTGTTCGCCGCGGGGCTGGCGTTGATCATCCTTCCGCTGACTCTGGGCGTCGGCTTCCTCTCGGCGGGTCTCGGGCAATTCCACACGCCGCTCTATCTGCTGGGAGGCTTGACGATGGTCGGCTTGGGTGCCCTGGCCGTTGCCGGCCGCTCGTGGCATCTGCCGCTGCGCTCTCCCTCTCTGGAGCGTTCGGATGCCGGCGGCGTTCTCGCGCTCGGGATCTTCTCGGGGATCGCGTCGTCGTGTTGCGCGCCGGTGCTCGCGGGCGTTCTCGCGCTCTCCGCCATTTCGGGAACCGTCGGAGGGTCGTTGACACTTGGTCTGGCTTACGTGTTCGGCATGGTTTTCCCGCTGTTTGTGATCGCACTCGCGTGGGATCGCCTGCACGTCGGGGACCGCCGTCTATTCACCGGTCGCACGATCACGCTTCGATTCGCTGCGCGGTCGGTGCGCACGACGACGACTAACGTCGCCGTTGGATCGATGTTCGGAATCATGGGGATCGCGATCATGATTCTTGCTCTGGTGGGCGAGCCGATGTGGGCGCCAGGGTTCCAGATTGCGCTGGGCCGCGGACTTACTTCCCTGTTCGCGGCCGTGTTGCGAGGGACGAGCGGCGTTTCCCAGCCGGTCCTTGGTCTCGGGCTGCTCGTTCTGGCTTCCGGCATCGGGTGGGCCGGTGCACGTGGTGCACGTGGTGCCCGGATCCGGCGTGAGGAGGGAAACCATGGGGAATCGATCACGGCAGCGGCAGGCTGCTGCGCGCAAGAAGACGTCGACTAA